The DNA region cattttgtttgaatttctatgcattattcacttgtagacatttgaatttcgttgtatataaacatattacaatatttttcataaaatcaagtagcccaaaaagtattctttatttgtttacaacaaaactctaatcagttcagacttttatttcataagaaacacatctttctgaagttgctcctacgcttcaattcaaaattaatagttaaatattctctctttattaatgaggttcttcctcatttagaattgtaattagcagaaatacttatgtacagtagtgctagaaatgaaaccgatcttaccaaactgttatttttagggaatagttttggctaaattcattatttatatttacaggaattcccaactaaacacagaataaggctccataaaataacacatttatttgttttcagaataaattatgattatttttttattggagcaaagagggggaaatctacaagacgtagtgccggactttaccgactaaaaacccctctccgggcaatgatccgaagatcatgcctaagagtagttaaccataaaggtttaggaaaatagaagggaaaactaaagaggtacgtaacaatcgctacatagtaaagaaaagatgttcaaaagagacgcagaggtctagacagccaagagacaaggtctcttgtatctgtcggattcacagggttggatatcatgcaagcatgcaatctccggattagagtgttgaaagatagatctccggaggttgagggcatgctattttctctgaggctatgaaatatgaaaaaatatgcaagaaatccgaaaaaaggtcaagaaaaagtcacaataaaggagaaaacagcaataccaagaaaccgtcttcaaaagttctatcaaaaaggctgaggacaggaatgttcccattggagttccacatatctgtctgtgtataaagaaggtactttcaatttatggaaagttttccatgatatgggcatacgtttcaactcaaataacatctgagaattaagcatgtttacagtaattataatattagaattgtgccgtagtagtttttacttatattttaatgtgtaatttatgacggaaaatgtgattcataaataattatattgtgtatatctgtttatttttccactgaataattggatgttgaaaaaatcggcaatgtgtcgaaaccattttataacaccaaactattattaaaatatcgacataagttaaacaaagtagttttatttgtaaagttatgttatatttaaatattttgaatctcatttacggtcatccactgtaggttgaaatacaaggatgagattgattcgaaacagttccaccatcaaaaatattataacaaattgaaaaatcatcacgatattcctttgctctgacaatttgctgagacagtggattaaaacgaattataagaaaagatataactgaaccacaattgggtgttatattaatacaatgtaagaatcaaatcaaatatgcttgagagaagacaacttttttataaattacatggttctgacatatgccataaagaaacgtaatttgacatgttattttattttttgacaaacaattcgttgctattgatacttgtttgcaaaatgtcactcaatcacacactcactcgttttattttttaattacaaattaattaaaattttatttgttttcaattctattcctcaccttatagtagttgaagcttctcttagcagcaatctattctaatggaaatataaaattaacaaagttaacaaaaacaatttcgtttcacatattaattacctgtcgaaaataaatgtcgacgagagatctgcaactgatttgatttcagtgacttgcagggctcgtaatctaaaccttcagacggtaagttgctatttttgtaactgtttaaatatttcacctttttaaatcaacagtaaattcacgtagttgattctttcagcttgaataagtgagcgacagatttcaactatgcactgaatttttctccttcacctttaattatcaccctcaaacaacactaatataccaatctttccatatttgataattttatgtcgtaaattatttagattcttcatgtctggatgacaagttcaaataatgttaacacaatttataaaccaaatcatgaaatagtgatttatctgttgcagttttgttaaaactttcatctactttagtgcatatatatttttagtgtttccatattttcttgggagtaggcatgttttgacaaaacactgacaacatcatcgagaactaaagttgtagtatttttgttctgcttattcggttatcatataatagcgataccgatcatttttgagggtattgcaaaaattatcttcaaaaattgattgaataaatcatattgtagaagagaatgaaaaacacagtgaccaaagatttttttgaaagaaggaaaataacggagcgatttttaattagggatgtctcaatttgattatacggcgttgtagtgcgttgattcagtcaaccaaaggggcggtatatataacacgatattttacactaaatactctctgtactctgtaatattgtataactctggttaacttttgatatatatacaaatagggatttttttttacagtttctaagacattttggtgttttgttaatatatcttatctcctaactttatttaagtgaactttaaatataattggtaatattttgatacagcaaaataaaagcccacgggaaattttcatgtggcttgatttccgagaatttcatgattaattaacactatttgaaatcagagctctaaaatagatatatttcgttattaatgtaattgttacaatattccgccttgattaactgcaataaattctgtatctaagggtatccaaatttaaaaaaacaatagaacacttgttgtaacctagcatctgtaatttacaactgttcccaaaacttaatttaaaatattaaaaatttcaacattcaagatgtgctgtgaaactttagaacagcaggtgtctcaccattcaaaaaatcaacaacaacatacgcgccattaatttatttcggatgtaattcataaggaataacacataatttctaaggaaagtcaaatttgatgattaacatcagtggatcaaatttaaatggaaaatgtgtgtggtttaaattaacggttaagacttgaataatactatttggagtaaataaataaattatttattaacaatttcttaaaacgagagaataagtttttgagacctctggttctgtacgtgtgttttgataactaactgtcaactgatgttggagattttgcttgttggacgattttataatggccttaccaagtacacaaagttgttcttctaaattgtcgagatattctgaacacaggatcctataataataatcgaggagctattttcctgtcacagttaactgtgtagcattctgctgatataatttaatttacaatgcgaaaaaatatcttattcttgaaaataaagcttacgctataacagagtcaagaattgagacgcaatttacttggaaaatcatttatttagaataccgatcagacatgtagtagatgttaagattctgcatatagcatatagataaaccaagtaaattgtgtgtcatctcttgaatgtttatctttcttttcagttatgttataccttattgcacggtaaagtagtttttttagaaaaatactacttaaaatgaacccaggttcctataatcgcgattataagtttagcaactaattagaatgaaaataccccaacatgcccaagtagtctaatttgtcagcaagttgtcaaaacgtgcgtagcggttacgagctctcaagaaaacgtggagacacttaaaatatatatgcactaaagtagatgaaaatttcatccaaattacaaatgagctattaattataaatttcaactcaacaaagattgcaaatttttacacagaaaattgtgatttgattttgtttataaattgtgttgtcattatttgaacttgtcatctagacatgaggaatctaaataaattttgacataaaattagcaaaattagaaagattggtatcttagtgttgtttgagggtgataatccaaccaaacgtgaaagagaaaaattcagtacctagttgaaatttgccgctcactaattcttgcttaaagaatcaactacgtgaattattttttgatttaaaaaggtgacatatttaaacagttacaataataggaacctactgtccgaaggttccgattacgagtcactgaaatcaaatcagttgtagatgtctcgacgacatttattttccatcaaaggaatactgtctgtgaatctgacagataattaacatgtgaatagaaattgttttcattaactttatacttaaatgcagaaatatattttgctactaagagacgtgggggatgaaattgaaaacaagtaacttgcctgatgtatatacataaataaaattttaattaattagtacttacaaaattaaacgaacattttggagtgagtgttgtattgagtgatattttgcaatctttcatgtttcagtagcaacgaaggaagattgttagtcaaataagagaaaataacatttgtgttgctaagattacgtcaccttatttgatctttgacatgacatagttttaaagccgtaattttatttaataacaaagtgaTTGATGATCAAACTAAGGTCATTTTCTACCATTTTTGTACagcaaataactcaaaaaataaagaatattttggtaaatgaaatatgtcatgtcaaagtttagatatttaacaagactgtacagtaaaaattttccgagaaaaataattcgttttttagatttgctccaaattagcaaattaataaaatttcatacgtaAACCGAATAATCATAGAAATCTGTAAGTATAAGTGATTGCGGAGCAGGAAGGGGAGTATGTCATGTGTTCCACTCATTATTCATAGATGGCCTATTGACTGGACGTATTCAgggaaatttgtacatttttatacgttattatagtaataaaatttagaaactctttgattcataatactactaatttcagaattacaaATTGGCCACATGTAAGAAAGCCATGTGAGCTTGTATCatacaagaaattcaaaaataatatatatatttttaaaaaatattgataattgattattcatcattaattaaatttatgtgatgtaaaaatatattttaatctcattatttaaatagttatcaaattatttaaatagtacatttttaacctggaaatctaaaatgaaaattctgcttattgttcaatataatgtaatacaatacaattttcattatctgataaattaaaatcaaaacactttttatatacaatattgtttggtttataattatagtaaagTAATGCgtaaactttgtaatttgaatgaaatttataggAATGGAACGtagtgaaacaaattatttcaaaaattaatgttttattaaaatgtcatttttttttcttttcttgcgCTTCTCTGATGTAGGGTGgatctaaacattttaaatttcgccctcttctatttaaaattatctctgGCCCCAGACAATTCAAAAAGAATCTTTCCAATTTTGGAAGCATTTTGTTAATCCAAAAGTCTTCATCTTTAGGAAATACTTCGacgagaattttattttttggccctgaatatacaataaaatagcatCGTTTAGCtcctataatatttagttggcCTTGTATTTGATAGTAATATTCGTGATTTTTCCTAAGtgctattttattgtctttcattgacaaatatggtatttgttttcttataaTCCCCTCTTCTAACGAATATCCAGATTTGAAGGTCTTATAAGAACACTTTACCACAATTTCGTCTTCAGaaataattcctgaaaatataaaaatttaattataaaaatacacaatataatttataaaaatttgataccaTCAGGTGAAGCTCCTAAATATCCATGAAGAACGTCAACAAATAAACCGGCaggctttacaattttattgtattcttcttcaaatttttttattgctaccgtttcatttattttcccgTACTTTGTAGCTtcagtagaaaaattattttttcttaaaatttttttaactatactatcacaagatgtcgattcttttaattttataacatctcCAAAATTGGAAGCAGTAAGCCGGTGCATTCTTTCcgttaaataatttggattGTTAAATTGGCCAATTgttttttcgtttattttaaactgttctTATTTAGTAATCTTTAagaaaacttgtttaaaaattatgtatatatacataaagcaTACACCACCTTCAAACGTTCGTACAAATTTTGTACTGCTGAGTTGATATCACTATCTGAAACATATGTTTCCGCTATGTTAGGACCATAGTTAGAATCTCCTGAAAATTTGATccttttttttacagattccCTATCATAAGGATTTTTGCGCTTCCGCTCTTTTTCATTACCCTGAgcacttatatatttttttagatttttacctggactttcattaaaatatgatttccaaGGTTTTGTATGCCAATCTGAACCATAATTGTAAGAGAGGACGCTTAAATGAGCTcgtatttgaaatgaatttctttGAATCAAGTTCAATCTTTTTCCCATATTGAAACGAgccattatattcataaaaatttctgctTTATTGTTGGTTTCTTTATCAAGAAGTAAATCAgccttcattaataattgctcAATAGCACCAAAAAGATGGTGATGCAGGCCAGAAGATATAAGTTGAGTTGTTCGATCATTAGAAACGTCTCCAGTATTGGTGCACAAATACTGTTTGCAAGCACTGTGATTACCATAAACgtgatatattgaatttctaataTCGGCTCTTAGATTTTCTGGATCCTGCGTATTTGCGTAAATTGCAGattgaactgatttatttagttcattaataGTATCGCTTTTTAACATCTTTCTGGCATCAACAGGGACCCCTTgagtatcttttttaattttgtaaaggtttttactgaaattttttaatacatggttcatgcattcaattttaacaacctaaaaagtattgtgtaaatatttgtaaaacttatctaactattattttatattacaagtttACCTCGTGTCCATATGGtaccttttctttaatatttttaaaaactgaggaATCACCatctgcaataaattttaagtatttcaacCCATGTATTTCTATGCTGTTATTAAATCCCTCTACTATTATATCCTGTTCCATTGAAGATGATGAACcggaccaatttttaaaacaaatatgtgttttagcagcttcattattgttttcggcTCTAGCGCAAATACAACAGTATTTATTCCTTACACCTACGAGTAATActttttctgttgttttcCCTATTATAACAGCctacaaattataacataacatgttatttgttacatatccgaatatattataaacttacagCTCCAGAATTTGCATTATACGTATGTCCATAGCTTCGTTTAGACCATCCTCCATCTAAATATCCATCAGTTATATATGGAATGCCATGTGAATCTACATGTCCTTCCTTAATTGCAGCTTCACGTTCTAATTTTCCAGCTTCTTCCAAAGCAAGCCATAATGATTCTTTCCAtatctataatatttcatgtataaaaacaataaaaatttcagtaatggtACTATAACACACCTGATccaattcattttgaattttataatacaaatttttagataaacatggaatatccattactttcaataattccattaaatgtGCGTAGGTGCTTCCTACTGAAAATGTTCCCCATACAGCTgctctattaattttggacCTTGTTTTCGGATTTTCTGTTGAAACTGATACTTCTCCGTCACAaatgttgcattttaaaataaatgtgcttcTTAACCCACATCGCACTTCTTTTAGATAAACTAATTGTCCACCAGTGCACCTCTTGTTGTGTTGTACttgaattttagttgttatatttagGAAGTATCTGATATCTACAATTCGATAACCTGTCAATGAATTGATTTCAGGAACAACTTCTATATccaaaggaaaattttcaattctaaaataatactaattaagtcGTCGCCGTCAGATATGGTTTccaaaaaagatgaattttgccaatttgaataaaaacgtaccgttcatattcttcatttatttctgaaaacgtttttctttcacttttgcaTGGGGTTAAATTAGACTTAGTTCTAACAGAACGTAACGGGGTTGTTGTACCACATGGACTAAGAGCTTCTTCGTTTGGAcgtgaattgaaaatatatcgggaacattgggtagattctttataattctCAACTCGTTCTAAAAGTTTATCCACAATATATGATCCTATTTTCTCTACTTCCCTTTTTCTTTGTACATTTACttgaacttttgatttttttccacGTCTCTTAGTCCAAGAAGCAAATCTACGCGTTTTCGGCATTTTctagaattaatattgcttttattttattattgtatactattatatataaatacattataatatacaatggttcatgcttctttgattttaaatttcataattatgtgtcacttgatattccaattttataaagttaatttaattacataaactcgACCTTGAggtggtaatgccattctgcagccgactaTATActgtatatgtaataaaaatttaaaactatgatatttatattaaattcactaaattcgatttgaaataaactaatacattcttcaaataaatcattctttattcataatttcactgggagaaaaaccaacaacaaacaatgaacATGGAATATAGATGCAACCAATGGAAAACCAaggacacaaaaatatgaaataatatcaaaattgtgacatatacaagtaaaaatcaattaattgatgacatgaattaacaaatatatatactaaacaataatacagcaatataaatcaaaaattgaataaaaaacgtaCCTTTAagagtttacaataaattacactttgGCTCACGACTAAAATAGgactaatttgtttctttgtttgaAACTGTGACTGTTTCTTCAACCACCAAAactgaactatttttttttttttttttttgttttgggaCGAGAGAATGGAAAATCTTGCTAGACGCCTCCTGAAACTGGGTCGGCGGAGGCAAGTGTCCGATTCACACGGACTAAAAACcactctccgggcaccgatccgaagatcataacCATGCGGAATGAGCGAACCGAAGTCGCGGTGAACAAAGGGGGGTATACTTCGGTACTGTTAGCGGACTGACCGCTAATTTGGGGAAGATGTCGCAATGGACGCTTAGAAATCGGGATCGATAGCCAAAAGGCATGGCCTTTTGTACCTATCGGTTCCTCGGGGGAGTATGTCGTGCAGACTGGAGATCTCCGGGTTGGGGTGTTCGGGAAGCGAATTCCGGAGATTTACGGCGTATCTATGTCTGATTTCCGTAAAGGTTGGAATATTATATTCGAGGCGGACTTGTGCGTTTCGAATATAGTAAGGAATGCCCAGGGCAGATCTCACCAAGCGCATGTAAGTTCCTTGCAAGGAACGAACATGGCACGGCTTAATCGTGCCCCAGATCGGCAAAGCATATGTAAATATGCTGTGCACCACCGCGTTGAAGACGCGAAGTTTGGTGCTTTGGGAGACTTTCTTCGCATGAAAGAAAGGTTTGAGAGATACAAACGCTGCCAAGGCTTTTTCCCTGGACAGCTTCTTTTGGGGGAGGAACGACAGCTTTCTATCCAGGATTACTCCCAGATATTTAGCCGACGGACTCCATTCTATTTGATGGTCATAGATATGGAGTTTGGGGGGTTTTCTGAGACGATTCGAAAAGAAAACGGCCTCAGATTTCGCGGGGTTAATGTTCAATCTCCACTGAGTGTACCAGGAGAGAAGTTCAGGGAGAAAGTTCCTTATCTGCACCGCAGACGAACGAATCGTTTTGTTGGAACTGATGAGGGCAACGTCGTCAGCGTATAGTGCCTTTACGACGCTAGGGCGGGTGGGCATGTCACAACAATATAGATTGAATAAGACGGGAGAGAGACGGGAACCCTGCGGGACGCCAGCCGTGATGGGTTTGGGGGTGGAGAGTTCCTTACCGATCCGCGTTCGAAACGAACGACCGGACAGGAAAGAACGGATCGTACCTACCAGATATGGAGGAAATTCCATGTCAGTAAGTTTATGGATCAGGCCATCGTGCCAGACACGGTCGAAGGCTTGTTGGACGTCAAGGAGGAGCATGGATACATGTTTACCTTGGTTGCGAAAGCCGGCGATGGTCTCGGTCACCCGCAGAAGCTGGTGACCGGTGCCGTGTGCAAGCCTGAATCCGAACTGATCGTTCGGGATCAGGTTGCGTGCAGCCACATGATCGTCGATCCGAGAGCGTATGACGCTCTCGGCGACTTTGCTCAGGGTGGAGAGGAGACTGATGGGTCGGTAGCTGGAAGTAAGGTTGGCAGGTTTGCCAGCCTTGGGGATGGAGATCACGGTGGCTTGTTTCCAAGCCGCCGGGAAGTGTTGGAGGCGGAGGATGGCGTTGACTATGTTAGTCAACATCGTGATGTGGAGGGGTGGGAGGAGTTTCAGGGCATGATTCGGTATCGAATCAGGTCCTGGACTCTTGCGGTTTTTTAGGAGACGAACGAAATCGGAGATTTCGTTCGGGGAAGTGTGACGGATGTTCGGATTGGGTACGGGATGGACCATGGCATCGATGGCCTCGGAGATGTCGCGGTGTTTCCCCACGAATTGGGGGTCACTGGGATTGGGGGAGCACTGGGCTTCCAGAGACTCAGCGAATGCTTCAGCTTTGTCGGCGTCAAGGGTGAGTTGGGTTCCGTTATGTGAAATGGGAGGGTATCTCGTGCGGGCATCACGAATGGACTTCACGACTTTCCACACTCGTCTAGGGTTAGTTTCGGCCTCGGCTACGAAATCGTGAAACGAAGCGCTTCTGATTTCACGCAGCCGAGCTTGAAGTTGGCGGTTTAAGGCGTTATATTCCGCTTTAAGTTCTGGGTCCCTGGAACGCTGCCATCGTTTACGAAAACGATTTTTCCTTTTGACAAGGATCACAGCGTCCAGTGGAAGTCTGGACCGGGCACGGCGGGCGGGTACGAGTGTGGTCGCGCGGTCGATTGCTGCAATGATGTCGCCGGCAAGTTTGGAAACTTCTGCATCAATGTCAGCGGGGGTGTTCAGAACGTTGCATCGAACGTCTGACTTCTCCAGAAGAAACTGGTAGTGAAGCCAGTTTGTTTTCTTCCGGAGGGGGTCGGATTGGTCAAAATCGGACCGGGTTTCCATCATGACCGGATTGTGGTCAGAGGAGAGGGCAGCATGGTTGACGATGTCAACCGTGAAGGGGATGTTTTTGCAAAGAAAGACAGTTAGGATGTCTGGTGTTAGATCCTCACTGTCCGGAAAATGGTTGGGAGTTTCGGTTGTTTCGATGACGAAACCGTGAGCAAGGGCAGATCTGAGAAGCGATCGCCCGTTGGTGTTGGTGGAGGAACAGTTCCACGCTGTGTGTTTGGAGTTGAGATCACCTGCCACTATCGTCGGAAAATCGGACTGAAACAGGGAGGGCAAGTTAAGTTCGGAAACACTCTTACTTGGGGGAACGTATGCCGAAATAATTCGGACACGACCGTATTCTGAGCCAAGATCGATACCTATCGACTCGCCCAGAAAAGTAGAAGTATCGATTCTATTGTGCCGAATAGAATCTCGGATTAGAATGGCGACTCCACCGCCCGCCTGAACGACACGGTCGTTCCGGAGGACTTGGAAGTTGGGGATGTAGAAGTTGGTGTTGGGTCTCAGGAAGGTTTCCTGGATGCACGCAACATCTACATCGTGATACTGTATGAACCCGATCAGTTCAAGAGAGTGTTTTTTAACGCTTCTAGCGTTCCAAGAGAGAATCTTTAGTGACTTGGACATTACGAGTCACTTGGGCGGTGGGGGGGGGGCGGCAAACGGCTGAAGTGCCGTTGCCAGTTGCGCCAGTAGTGGCTGAACGACCAGCACGAAGTGCTGGATCGAATCAAGGGACACATTGTTGGGGGTGAGTGGAGTGGTCGGGGGAGCGGGGGCGGCCGGTGGAGCCGGCACGACCTGAGGAGCAGGATGCGGAGTGGCGGTGGCCGCCTGGGCGTACGAAACTCCAGGTGTCACCGGTTTGGCTGCTCGGGGGGTTGGGGTGGCCTTTTTGGGGGCCGGGGAGTTCTTGGGTTTGGGTGCCTTCGGGCACCCGCGGTATGTGGCACGGTGTTCGCCGCCACAGTTAGCACATCGTGGCTTGGCGCCGTTCACAGATTTCTTGCGGCATTCCGCAGAAATGTGTCCGTGTGCGCAGAAGCTGCACACGAAGTCGGCGAAACAGTAGTTGTTTGTATGGCCGAACTTTAAGCATCGGCCACACTGTGGAACGACGGTGGACTTTCTCTTCGCTTCCACCGTTACGGAGAGGCCCGCAACGACGTGGACGTCGAAGATCAATTTGGCCACCTCGGTACGGTGCAGGTGCACCGACATTAGTGGCCAGATGTTTTCGCCACGGCGCATTCGATGCACCTTGACGACAGGGAGGCCCATATTGACCAGTTCGGATCGAACCTGGTCCTCAGACACGGCCTGATTAACGCCGCGAATGATAGCAACGAGTTGCTTATCTTCGGGCAATTGGTGGGTGTTGTAAGGGATGCTTCTTTTTTCGAGAAGTTTGGTAATGGCTCGGTGGTCCTGCACTCGTTCGGGGATGATCCGAACGCCCAGGGAGGTGTTCTTAGCTTGCCGGTAGCGGATGTCACCACCGGCGAGCTTCTTTTGGAGTGCGGGCCACACAGAGTGGTCGCGCACGTGGATAGGGACCGTCTTCTCAACGGGAGCCCCGTTCCGAGAGTTGTTGCTCTCGGAATCAGAGGATTCCGTCTAAGAGGCGGAGGATGCATGATTTTTGCGCTTACGCGCGGGAACGGGGGCGGGAGGGGCACGGGAGGCCGCAGGAGTAACGGGAACATCCACCGACATCTCGGAATCAGAGTCGGACCATGACAGTGGCTTGAGGACTTTCGCCTTCTTAGCCACCGGTTTGTCGTTCCTTGGAGGAACGGCTGGTTTCGATGGGTTGGCAGGTGCGCCGGGTTTGGGGGATGTGAGGGGTTGGTTGCTCGTGGATGGAGCGACGGGCTTAACAGAATCAGCTGGAATGTTGATTTTGGGATTGGGGGGTGGTTGGTTGCCCTTGGGGGCGGTGGCGAGCTTGGGGGTGGCAGCGGGCTTGGCAACTACAGCCGGAGTGATGTTTTTCGGGTTCGGGGGCGGTTGGTTGCCCTTGGGG from Aethina tumida isolate Nest 87 chromosome 1, icAetTumi1.1, whole genome shotgun sequence includes:
- the LOC126264889 gene encoding uncharacterized protein LOC126264889 — protein: MALPPQGRVYFKINEKTIGQFNNPNYLTERMHRLTASNFGDVIKLKESTSCDSIVKKILRKNNFSTEATKYGKINETVAIKKFEEEYNKIVKPAGLFVDVLHGYLGASPDGIISEDEIVVKCSYKTFKSGYSLEEGIIRKQIPYLSMKDNKIALRKNHEYYYQIQGQLNIIGAKRCYFIVYSGPKNKILVEVFPKDEDFWINKMLPKLERFFLNCLGPEIILNRRGRNLKCLDPPYIREAQEKKKK